A DNA window from Pyrus communis chromosome 3, drPyrComm1.1, whole genome shotgun sequence contains the following coding sequences:
- the LOC137729495 gene encoding protein trichome birefringence-like 13, translated as MASREQHSQQQNQTRKVPLFPLLSLVCFVSIFLVLSSIRNTSVPPRPHNASFEFQKTDGSDPSRRGGSCDYSDGKWIHDPDSPPRYDNTCKEIFKGWNCISSGKSNGRELLKWRWKPKGCDLPPFDPVRFLKMYRHTSIGFVGDSLNRNMFVSLFCSLKRASSEVKKWRPAGADRGFTFLQYNLTLAYHRTNLLAHYGRWSADANGGELESLGYKEGYRVDVDIPDGTWAEALSFHDILIFNTGHWWWAPSKFDPTKSPMLFFENGQPVVPPVLPNVGLDMVLNHMVMLVENRTKPGAVKLFRTQSPRHFEGGDWDQGGSCNRLKPLSVEQVEELFSVKNNGTNVEARLVNQHLYKALKGSSFQILDITHMSEFRADAHPSTAGGKKHDDCMHWCLPGLTDSWNDLFIEQLNIIRSRN; from the exons ATGGCCTCCAGAGAGCAACACTCTCAACAGCAAAACCAGACGAGGAAAGTCCCACTCTTCCCTCTCCTCTCCCTCGTCTGCTTTGTCTCCATCTTCCTCGTCCTCTCCTCCATTCGAAATACCTCCGTTCCTCCGCGGCCGCATAACGCGAGCTTCGAATTCCAAAAGACTGACGGATCCGACCCGAGTCGTCGGGGCGGGTCGTGTGACTACTCCGACGGAAAATGGATCCACGACCCGGATTCCCCTCCGAGGTACGACAATACCTGCAAGGAGATATTCAAGGGATGGAATTGCATTTCCAGCGGCAAATCCAACGGTCGGGAACTACTCAAGTGGAGATGGAAGCCCAAGGGTTGTGATCTACCGCCGTTCGATCCGGTTCGGTTTCTGAAGATGTACAGACACACCAGCAttg GGTTCGTTGGTGATTCATTGAACCGCAATATGTTTGTTTCGCTTTTCTGTTCTCTGAAACGAGCGTCAAGTGAAGTAAAGAAGTGGCGGCCAGCTGGTGCTGATCGCGGGTTTACATTTCTTCAGTATAATCTCACCCTTGCATACCATCGAACAAATCTTTTGGCACATTATGGTAG GTGGTCAGCCGATGCTAATGGTGGGGAGCTGGAATCTCTTGGATATAAGGAGGGCTATAGAGTTGATGTTGACATTCCAGATGGGACATGGGCAGAAGCTCTAAGCTTTCATGACATTCTGATCTTTAACACAGGGCACTG GTGGTGGGCTCCTTCAAAGTTTGACCCGACAAAGTCGCCCATGCTTTTTTTTGAAAATGGTCAGCCCGTGGTTCCTCCAGTGCTCCCTAATGTTGGCCTTGATATGGTTTTGAACCACATG GTAATGCTTGTGGAGAACAGAACGAAACCAGGTGCAGTCAAATTGTTTCGTACTCAATCACCTAGACATTTTGAAGGGGGTGACTGGGACCAAGGTGGCTCTTGTAACCGGCTAAAGCCTTTATCAGTAGAGCAG GTTGAAGAACTCTTCTCGGTGAAGAATAATGGTACAAACGTGGAGGCACGCTTGGTGAATCAACACCTCTACAAGGCCCTTAAAGGATCAAGTTTCCAGATTTTGGACATAACCCACATGAGTGAGTTCAGAGCAGATGCCCATCCATCCACTGCCGGTGGAAAGAAGCACGACGATTGCATGCACTGGTGCTTGCCAGGATTAACAGATAGTTGGAATGACTTATTTATAGAGCAGCTAAACATCATTAGAAGTAGAAATTAA
- the LOC137730279 gene encoding DUF21 domain-containing protein At2g14520-like isoform X1: MAVEYECCTSGFFIHIVVIVLLVMFAGLMSGLTLGLMSMSLVDLEVLAKSGTPKDRKYAAKILPVVKKQHLLLCTLLICNAAAMEALPIFLDGLVTAWGAILISVTLILLFGEIIPQSVCSRYGLAIGATVAPFVRVLVWVCFPVAYPISKLLDYLLGHGHVALFRRAELKTLVDMHGNEAGKGGELTHDETTIIAGALELSEKIARDAMTPIAETFAIDINDKLDRNLMNLILEKGHSRVPVYYEEPMNIIGLILVKNLLTVNPEDEVPVKNVTIRKIPRVPETLPLYDILNEFQKGHSHMAIVVRRCNKNAEQTNGNPDDNPVKEVKVDIDGEKPLHEKLKSKRSLQKWKSFTNTNSANNSYRSGSRSKKWTKEIYSDILQIDSEPLPKLPEEEEAVGIITMEDVIEELLQEEIFDETDHQFEDS; this comes from the exons ATGGCGGTGGAGTACGAGTGTTGCACCAGCGGATTCTTCATTCACATAGTGGTCATCGTGCTGCTGGTGATGTTCGCGGGGCTAATGTCCGGCCTCACCTTGGGCCTCATGTCCATGAGCCTCGTCGATCTCGAGGTCCTCGCCAAGTCCGGGACGCCGAAGGATCGCAAATACGCCG CCAAGATATTACCAGTTGTCAAAAAACAGCATCTGTTGCTTTGCACTCTGCTGATTTGCAATGCTGCTGCGATGGAG GCACTCCCCATTTTTCTTGATGGTTTGGTAACAGCTTGGGGTGCAATCCTCATTTCGGTGACATTGATTCTTCTGTTTGGCGAG ATTATACCACAATCTGTTTGTTCCCGATATGGTTTGGCTATTGGTGCAACAGTGGCACCATTTGTCCGTGTTCTTGTTTGGGTCTGCTTTCCGGTTGCATATCCTATTAGCAAG CTATTAGACTATCTGTTGGGCCATGGACATGTAGCTCTATTTCGCAGAGCTGAGTTGAAAACGCTTGTAGATATGCATGGTAATGAG GCTGGAAAAGGTGGAGAGTTGACACATGACGAAACAACCATTATTGCAGGAGCACTTGAACTCTCTGAGAAAATAGCTAGAGATGCCATGACTCCCATAGCTGAAACTTTTGCAATCGATATCAATGACAAGCTTGACAG GAATTTGATGAATCTAATATTGGAGAAAGGGCATAGCAGAGTACCGGTTTATTATGAGGAGCCTATGAATATTATTGGACTCATCCTG gtAAAAAATTTGTTAACGGTGAACCCAGAAGATGAAGTGCCCGTAAAGAATGTCACTATACGCAAGATTCCAAG GGTTCCAGAAACGTTGCCCTTATATGACATATTGAACGAGTTCCAGAAAGGTCACAGTCACATGGCTATTGTTGTTAGAAGGTGCAATAAGAACGCGGAGCAGACTAATGGCAATCCAGATGACA ATCCAGTGAAAGAAGTGAAAGTCGATATTGACGGTGAAAAGCCTCTTCATGAGAAGTTGAAGAGCAAAAGATCACTACAGAAGTGGAAGAGCTTTACAAATACAAACAGTGCAAATAATTCATACAGGAGCGGGTCCAGAAGCAAGAAATGGACAAAGGAGATATATTCAGACATCCTGCAGATTGATAGTGAGCCACTTCCCAAGCTCCCTGAAGAGGAAGAGGCTGTTGGCATCATAACAATGGAAGATGTTATCGAAGAACTTTTACAG GAGGAGATTTTCGATGAGACTGACCATCAGTTTGAGGACTCATAA
- the LOC137728224 gene encoding uncharacterized protein — MVLSAFNEAIPDRGTMRISTAEMSITPTWSPPPLGVFKVNVDGSCHGVDKSGHIGVDIRDSTCRCLAVCRKQICAASVLIAEALGILEGCMTNLRWGYEDVVVESDSRNLISWLNGNIEQGNWEVFPILLEFCGAARAFRSCSWAWVPRT, encoded by the coding sequence ATGGTGTTGTCTGCTTTCAATGAGGCTATTCCGGATAGGGGCACAATGCGAATCTCGACGGCTGAGATGTCTATTACCCCTACGTGGTCGCCACCTCCTTTGGGTGTTTTTAAAGTTAATGTGGATGGTAGCTGTCATGGTGTTGATAAAAGTGGTCATATTGGGGTGGATATTAGGGACTCGACGTGCCGATGTCTGGCGGTGTGCAGGAAGCAGATCTGTGCAGCTTCTGTGTTAATAGCAGAGGCTTTAGGGATTTTGGAGGGATGCATGACTAATTTGAGATGGGGCTATGAAGATGTTGTTGTTGAATCGGATTCGCGGAACCTCATTTCCTGGTTAAATGGGAACATTGAGCAGGGCAATTGGGAGGTTTTCCCGATTCTGTTGGAATTTTGTGGAGCAGCTAGGGCTTTCAGATCTTGTAGTTGGGCTTGGGTGCCGAGAACCTAA
- the LOC137730279 gene encoding DUF21 domain-containing protein At2g14520-like isoform X2 codes for MAVEYECCTSGFFIHIVVIVLLVMFAGLMSGLTLGLMSMSLVDLEVLAKSGTPKDRKYAAKILPVVKKQHLLLCTLLICNAAAMEALPIFLDGLVTAWGAILISVTLILLFGEIIPQSVCSRYGLAIGATVAPFVRVLVWVCFPVAYPISKLLDYLLGHGHVALFRRAELKTLVDMHGNEAGKGGELTHDETTIIAGALELSEKIARDAMTPIAETFAIDINDKLDRNLMNLILEKGHSRVPVYYEEPMNIIGLILVKNLLTVNPEDEVPVKNVTIRKIPRVPETLPLYDILNEFQKGHSHMAIVVRRCNKNAEQTNGNPDDMKEVKVDIDGEKPLHEKLKSKRSLQKWKSFTNTNSANNSYRSGSRSKKWTKEIYSDILQIDSEPLPKLPEEEEAVGIITMEDVIEELLQEEIFDETDHQFEDS; via the exons ATGGCGGTGGAGTACGAGTGTTGCACCAGCGGATTCTTCATTCACATAGTGGTCATCGTGCTGCTGGTGATGTTCGCGGGGCTAATGTCCGGCCTCACCTTGGGCCTCATGTCCATGAGCCTCGTCGATCTCGAGGTCCTCGCCAAGTCCGGGACGCCGAAGGATCGCAAATACGCCG CCAAGATATTACCAGTTGTCAAAAAACAGCATCTGTTGCTTTGCACTCTGCTGATTTGCAATGCTGCTGCGATGGAG GCACTCCCCATTTTTCTTGATGGTTTGGTAACAGCTTGGGGTGCAATCCTCATTTCGGTGACATTGATTCTTCTGTTTGGCGAG ATTATACCACAATCTGTTTGTTCCCGATATGGTTTGGCTATTGGTGCAACAGTGGCACCATTTGTCCGTGTTCTTGTTTGGGTCTGCTTTCCGGTTGCATATCCTATTAGCAAG CTATTAGACTATCTGTTGGGCCATGGACATGTAGCTCTATTTCGCAGAGCTGAGTTGAAAACGCTTGTAGATATGCATGGTAATGAG GCTGGAAAAGGTGGAGAGTTGACACATGACGAAACAACCATTATTGCAGGAGCACTTGAACTCTCTGAGAAAATAGCTAGAGATGCCATGACTCCCATAGCTGAAACTTTTGCAATCGATATCAATGACAAGCTTGACAG GAATTTGATGAATCTAATATTGGAGAAAGGGCATAGCAGAGTACCGGTTTATTATGAGGAGCCTATGAATATTATTGGACTCATCCTG gtAAAAAATTTGTTAACGGTGAACCCAGAAGATGAAGTGCCCGTAAAGAATGTCACTATACGCAAGATTCCAAG GGTTCCAGAAACGTTGCCCTTATATGACATATTGAACGAGTTCCAGAAAGGTCACAGTCACATGGCTATTGTTGTTAGAAGGTGCAATAAGAACGCGGAGCAGACTAATGGCAATCCAGATGACA TGAAAGAAGTGAAAGTCGATATTGACGGTGAAAAGCCTCTTCATGAGAAGTTGAAGAGCAAAAGATCACTACAGAAGTGGAAGAGCTTTACAAATACAAACAGTGCAAATAATTCATACAGGAGCGGGTCCAGAAGCAAGAAATGGACAAAGGAGATATATTCAGACATCCTGCAGATTGATAGTGAGCCACTTCCCAAGCTCCCTGAAGAGGAAGAGGCTGTTGGCATCATAACAATGGAAGATGTTATCGAAGAACTTTTACAG GAGGAGATTTTCGATGAGACTGACCATCAGTTTGAGGACTCATAA
- the LOC137728008 gene encoding probable pectin methylesterase CGR2, which translates to MSRRPVNPSRRIGDGGSIPFVGAVQSKARSSPLLSLGLVLVGAILLVFYTFSGSGGRSTKEAVIKLEGGVSCTFEVQRAIPILKKAYGDSMRKVLHVGPETCSVVSKLLKEVDTEAWGVEPYDLEDADASCKSLVNKGIVRAADIKFPLPYRPKSFSLVIASDALDYLSPKYLNRTLPELARVSADGVVIFTGYPSQHKAKVAEPSKFGRPAKLRSSSWWIRYFVQTSLEENEVASKKFEQASLKRSYTPTCQVFHLKSYH; encoded by the exons ATGTCGAGGAGGCCAGTAAATCCTTCTAGACGCATTGGTGACGGTGGAAGTATACCATTTGTGGGTGCGGTGCAATCCAAAGCACGCTCTTCACCTCTACTGTCCTTAGGACTTGTGCTTGTG GGTGCAATTCTTCTCGTCTTCTACACTTTTAGCGGGTCAG GCGGCCGGAGCACTAAGGAGGCTGTAATTAAACTTGAAG GTGGTGTTTCGTGTACGTTTGAAGTTCAGAGAGCAATACCTATACTAAAGAAAGCGTATGGTGATAGCATGCGTAAGGTGTTGCATGTGGGCCCTGAAACCTGTTCAGTGGTATCTAAATTACTGAAAGAGGTGGATACTGAAGCCTGGGGTGTGGAGCCATATGACTTAGAAGATGCTGATGCAAGTTGCAAGAGTCTTGTGAACAAAGGCATTGTGCGTGCTGCTGATATAAAGTTTCCTTTGCCATACCGGCCAAAATCGTTTTCTCTTGTAATTGCATCGGATGCATTAGATTACTTGTCTCCGAAGTACCTCAACAGAACTCTTCCAGAGTTGGCGAGGGTATCTGCTGATGGTGTTGTTATATTTACGG GTTACCCAAGTCAGCATAAAGCTAAAGTTGCAGAGCCATCCAAATTTGGCCGTCCA GCGAAATTGCGAAGCTCGTCATGGTGGATAAGGTACTTTGTTCAAACAAGCTTAGAAGAGAACGAAGTAGCCTCAAAGAAGTTTGAACAGGCTTCACTCAAGAGATCTTACACACCTACGTGCCAAGTTTTCCACCTCAAGTCATACCATTAA
- the LOC137729496 gene encoding branched-chain-amino-acid aminotransferase 2, chloroplastic-like — translation MYIMKCSNGGEFSQGHLTPYRNIELSPSAGVLNYGQGLFEGLKAYRTEDDRFLLFRPEENALRMQMGAERMLMPSPSTQQFLDAVKQTVLANKRWIPPPGKGTLYVRPLLIGSGPVLGVAPAAEYTFLVFAAPVGIYHKGPKGLNLYVEDQLHRATPGGTGGVKSITNYSPAYLAQQQARAKGFSDVLFLDSVTGKYIEELIACNIFVLKGNVLATPAVHGTILPGITRKSIITIALDFGYQVEERVIPVEDLLEADEAFCTGTAVVVTPIGAATYQGKRVEYNTGKGTLFHKLRETLTGIQTGRLEDKKGWTMEIN, via the exons ATGTACATCATGAAATGTTCCAATGGAGGTGAATTCTCACAAGGCCATCTCACTCCCTATCGAAACATTGAGCTCAGCCCATCTGCTGGAGTCTTGAATTATGGACAG GGTTTATTCGAAGGTCTTAAGGCGTACAGGACAGAAGATGATCGATTTCTGCTCTTTAGGCCTGAAGAGAATGCTTTAAGAATGCAGATGGGAGCAGAGAGAATGTTAATGCCATCACCATCTACTCAACAATTCCTGGATGCTGTGAAGCAAACAGTCCTTGCCAATAAGCGTTGG ATACCACCTCCAGGGAAAGGAACGCTGTATGTTAGGCCGTTGCTCATTGGAAGCGGACCTGTTCTTGGCGTGGCACCGGCAGCAGAATACACATTCCTCGTATTTGCTGCTCCAGTCGGTATTTATCACAAG GGCCCGAAAGGCCTGAACTTGTATGTCGAGGATCAACTGCATAGAGCTACTCCTGGTGGAACTGGAGGTGTCAAGTCCATCACCAACTATTCGCCG GCTTACCTAGCACAACAACAAGCAAGGGCCAAAGGGTTTTCTGATGTCCTATTCCTGGATTCTGTGACTGGAAAATACATAGAGGAGCTGATAGCATGTAATATTTTCGTTCTGAAG GGTAATGTTCTTGCAACTCCAGCAGTTCATGGAACTATTCTTCCTGGAATCACTCGTAAAAGCATCATCACCATCGCCCTCGATTTTGGATACCAG GTCGAGGAACGTGTAATTCCGGTGGAGGATTTGCTTGAAGCTGACGAAGCTTTCTGCACAGGAACTGCTGTTGTTGTCACCCCAATTGGTGCTGCAACTTATCAAGGCAAAAG GGTTGAGTACAACACAGGAAAAGGAACACTCTTTCACAAACTGCGTGAAACCCTAACAGGAATCCAAACAGGGCGTCTGGAAGACAAGAAGGGATGGACCATGGAGATCAATTGA